In Belonocnema kinseyi isolate 2016_QV_RU_SX_M_011 chromosome 4, B_treatae_v1, whole genome shotgun sequence, a single window of DNA contains:
- the LOC117172044 gene encoding uncharacterized protein LOC117172044: protein MKILISNLLSAIAFLVQFGELNASGLRFELSTRLTPKVVPRSRNPQQIVRAPDERILHGDTFISLWLDPQNRRTVLKADHGMNISPGDAFVSGNDFYMKLTEIGDAQGNFTVVGYFWPSRVLFGVRAPCPARSTVLEPNSSQWFILHYGRGYRVKTNRRTGEVEYVTLLPRNVHEKPENQHGLQRQRFGMNGVHFWIYYEQEKGVLGAEYIPPSP, encoded by the exons ATGAAGATACTCATCAGCAATCTGCTATCTGCAATCGCATTTCTTGTGCAATTTGGTG aactgAATGCTTCAGGACTTAGATTCGAACTATCAACCCGGCTCACGCCAAAAGTTGTTCCTAGATCACGGAATCCCCAACAAATTGTGCGTGCGCCAGATGAGCGTATTCTTCATGGTGATACCTTCATTTCGTTGTGGCTAGATCCTCAAAATCGACGAACAGTTTTGAAAGCTGACCATGGGATGAACATTTCTCCAGGTGACGCATTTGTTTCTGGGAACGATTTTTACATGAAACTTACTGAAATAGGAGACGCTCAAGGAAATTTTACAGTTGTGGGATATTTCTGGCCGTCTAGAGTACTTTTTGGAGTCCGAGCACCTTGCCCAG ctcGTTCAACCGTGCTGGAACCTAATTCATCACAATGGTTTATCTTGCATTATGGGAGAGGCTATAGGGTAAAGACAAATCGTCGTACCGGAGAAGTGGAATATGTTACCCTCTTGCCTAGAAATGTACATGAAAAACCAGAAAATCAACATGGTCTTCAACGCCAACGGTTTGGAATGAATGGCGTGCACTTTTGGATCTACTATGAACAGGAGAAAGGAGTTTTGGGAGCTGAATACATCCCACCTTCTCCTTGA